From the genome of Lentilactobacillus buchneri, one region includes:
- a CDS encoding ATP-dependent Clp protease ATP-binding subunit, with product MNNDIFGTNGFDDIFNDPFFRNAMSDSNGRQQSRQQPIQVQERRPQQKKTLLDEYGTDLTKMAKDGKLDPVIGRDKEIEQMEEVLSRRTKNNPVLIGDAGVGKTAVVEGLAQKIVAGDVSEKLLNKKIISIDVVSLVQGTGIRGQFEERMKKLIDDVSKDKNVILFIDEIHQIIGAGSTGEGDKMDAGNILKPKLARGDFQLIGATTSNEYRDIEKDQALARRFQPIMVNEPSEQDTLTIIKGLAPKYEKFHHVQYTADALKAAVSLSNRYIQDRMNPDKAIDLIDQAGAKVAMGSSLTKDKSTLQQEAEQLEKDKNAASKKEDFEQAAKLRDKLDKVQDQIKNIDSGTKVTTPKVTPEVIQSVVERITGVPVTDVNKNEVNQLNNLDKDLKKEVIGQDKALDAISAAIRRSRVGFTEGNRPIGSFLFVGPTGVGKTQTAKALAKELFGTTKAMFRYDMSEYMDKISASKLIGSAPGYVGYEEGGRLTEQVRRHPYSLILMDEIEKAHPDVLNLLLQILDDGRLSDAQGRTVDFSNTVIIMTSNAGQGEADNKQNVIDRLKPYFKLEFLNRIDDIIQFNSLTKPDLLKILDLMLNDLNQLVDKSRGIHFSVTADAKNKLVDMGYSKELGARPMHRVITKEITDKLTNSYLQNPDVKDFKVVVDKDAIKVEPVAAKQAIAS from the coding sequence ATGAATAACGATATTTTTGGAACTAATGGTTTTGACGATATTTTCAACGACCCGTTCTTTAGGAACGCAATGTCAGATTCCAACGGCCGTCAACAGTCACGTCAACAACCCATTCAAGTTCAAGAACGCAGACCTCAACAGAAGAAAACTTTGTTAGATGAATATGGAACAGATTTAACCAAAATGGCCAAAGATGGCAAGTTGGACCCAGTCATCGGCCGTGATAAAGAGATTGAACAAATGGAAGAAGTTCTCAGCCGTCGTACCAAGAACAATCCAGTTCTGATCGGAGATGCCGGTGTTGGTAAGACTGCGGTTGTCGAAGGTTTGGCACAAAAGATTGTCGCCGGCGATGTGTCTGAGAAACTCCTCAACAAGAAGATCATCTCGATTGATGTTGTCTCACTTGTTCAAGGAACTGGAATCCGTGGCCAATTTGAGGAACGGATGAAGAAGTTAATCGATGACGTTTCAAAGGATAAGAATGTAATTCTGTTTATCGATGAAATCCATCAAATTATTGGAGCCGGCTCAACTGGTGAAGGTGACAAGATGGATGCCGGAAACATTTTGAAGCCGAAGTTGGCACGTGGCGACTTCCAGTTAATTGGTGCCACGACCAGTAATGAGTACCGGGACATTGAAAAAGACCAGGCCCTTGCTCGTCGATTCCAGCCAATCATGGTGAATGAACCAAGTGAACAAGATACGTTAACCATTATCAAAGGCTTGGCACCGAAATATGAGAAGTTCCACCACGTTCAATACACTGCTGATGCTTTGAAGGCCGCTGTCAGCTTGAGTAACCGCTACATTCAAGACCGAATGAATCCTGACAAGGCCATCGACTTAATTGACCAAGCCGGAGCAAAAGTTGCCATGGGCTCATCGCTCACGAAAGACAAGTCCACCCTGCAGCAAGAAGCAGAACAGCTTGAAAAGGATAAAAACGCAGCTTCCAAGAAAGAAGATTTCGAGCAGGCTGCCAAGTTACGTGACAAGCTGGACAAGGTTCAAGATCAAATCAAGAACATCGACAGCGGTACCAAAGTCACAACACCAAAGGTTACCCCTGAAGTGATTCAATCAGTTGTTGAACGGATCACTGGAGTCCCGGTAACCGACGTCAACAAGAATGAAGTCAACCAGTTGAACAATTTGGATAAAGACCTGAAGAAAGAAGTCATCGGCCAAGACAAAGCCCTGGATGCAATTTCCGCTGCCATTCGTCGTAGCCGGGTTGGCTTTACTGAAGGTAACCGACCAATTGGCAGTTTCTTGTTTGTCGGCCCTACCGGAGTTGGTAAGACGCAAACCGCTAAGGCGCTGGCCAAAGAATTGTTTGGCACGACAAAAGCCATGTTCAGGTATGATATGTCAGAATACATGGACAAAATCAGTGCCAGCAAGTTAATCGGTTCAGCCCCTGGTTATGTTGGCTATGAAGAAGGCGGCCGTCTGACCGAGCAAGTTCGTCGTCATCCATACAGCCTGATTTTGATGGATGAAATCGAAAAGGCACACCCAGACGTCTTGAATCTGTTGTTACAAATTTTGGACGATGGTCGTTTGTCGGACGCCCAAGGTCGAACAGTTGACTTCAGCAACACCGTGATTATCATGACCAGTAATGCCGGTCAAGGTGAAGCCGATAACAAACAAAATGTCATCGACCGATTGAAGCCATACTTCAAGCTTGAGTTCTTGAACCGAATTGATGATATTATTCAATTCAACTCATTAACCAAGCCTGATCTGTTGAAGATTCTCGATTTGATGCTCAACGATTTGAACCAATTAGTCGACAAGTCACGTGGGATCCACTTCAGCGTCACTGCCGACGCCAAGAACAAGTTGGTCGACATGGGTTACAGTAAAGAACTTGGTGCTCGTCCAATGCACAGAGTGATTACCAAAGAAATTACAGATAAATTAACCAATAGTTATCTGCAGAATCCAGATGTCAAAGACTTCAAAGTCGTTGTTGACAAGGATGCCATCAAGGTTGAACCAGTTGCTGCCAAGCAAGCAATTGCTTCATAA
- a CDS encoding cold-shock protein, whose amino-acid sequence MKQGTVKWFNADKGYGFITTDDGDVFVHFSAINKDGFKSLDEGQKVTLDVEDSDRGPQAANVTPIED is encoded by the coding sequence ATGAAACAAGGTACTGTTAAATGGTTCAACGCTGATAAAGGTTATGGCTTCATTACTACTGACGATGGTGACGTATTTGTTCACTTCTCAGCTATCAACAAAGACGGCTTCAAGTCATTAGACGAAGGCCAAAAAGTTACCCTTGACGTTGAAGACAGCGACCGTGGACCACAAGCTGCTAACGTTACACCAATTGAAGACTAA